A single Candidatus Bipolaricaulota bacterium DNA region contains:
- the thrC gene encoding threonine synthase, translating to MGEIATLRCVSCGREFSPDAVDYTCPDCGPRRGTLEVLYDYDALRAKLTRDHFARETDYSMWRYLPLLPIQDRRFIQPLHVGWTPVYRFPDYAHALGLSALYIKDDGRNPTASYKDRASSVVVIKAQEKRRPVVTCASTGNAASSLSGFAAATDLETVIFVPRTAPEAKVAQLLIYGAKVFLVRGSYDVAYDLAAQAAEEFGWYNRSAAVNPYLVEGKKTGALELAEQLGWDPPDFVFVGVGDGSVISGICKGFAELKALGLIAKVPRVIGVQAAGAAPIARAFTRYDGGEVRIDDVEAETVADSICVGKPRDIVKAVKYVYKNGGKFITVTDAEIVDAIATLARRTGVFAEPAGATPFAGLRKLAASGELAGKSAAVMVTGNGLKDVAAARKAVGAPIEIDPDLRAVKENI from the coding sequence ATGGGTGAGATAGCAACGCTTCGCTGTGTATCGTGCGGCCGGGAATTCTCCCCGGATGCCGTTGACTACACCTGCCCGGACTGCGGGCCGCGGCGGGGGACGCTCGAGGTCCTGTACGACTACGATGCGCTCCGGGCGAAACTCACGCGCGATCATTTCGCGCGTGAGACGGACTATTCCATGTGGCGGTACCTGCCGCTCCTCCCGATCCAGGACCGGCGGTTCATCCAGCCGCTCCACGTCGGGTGGACCCCGGTATATCGGTTTCCTGACTACGCGCACGCCCTCGGGCTATCCGCGCTGTACATCAAGGACGACGGGCGCAACCCGACCGCGTCGTACAAGGACCGGGCGAGCTCGGTCGTGGTGATCAAGGCGCAGGAGAAGCGCAGACCGGTCGTCACCTGCGCGTCGACCGGGAACGCGGCGAGCTCGCTCTCTGGGTTTGCGGCGGCGACCGACCTGGAGACCGTGATCTTCGTCCCGCGCACCGCGCCGGAGGCCAAGGTCGCCCAGCTCCTCATCTACGGGGCGAAGGTGTTCCTCGTGCGCGGATCGTACGACGTCGCCTACGACCTCGCCGCCCAGGCGGCGGAGGAGTTCGGGTGGTACAACCGCTCCGCGGCGGTGAACCCGTACCTGGTCGAGGGGAAGAAGACCGGCGCCCTCGAGCTCGCCGAGCAGCTCGGCTGGGACCCGCCCGATTTCGTGTTCGTCGGAGTGGGGGACGGATCGGTGATAAGCGGGATCTGCAAGGGGTTTGCCGAGCTGAAGGCGCTCGGGCTGATCGCGAAGGTCCCGCGGGTGATCGGGGTGCAGGCCGCCGGAGCCGCCCCGATCGCGCGGGCGTTCACCCGCTACGACGGGGGCGAGGTCAGGATCGATGACGTCGAGGCAGAGACGGTCGCCGACAGCATCTGCGTGGGCAAGCCGCGCGACATCGTCAAGGCGGTAAAATATGTCTACAAAAATGGCGGGAAGTTCATCACGGTCACCGACGCCGAGATCGTCGACGCGATCGCGACCCTGGCCCGGCGCACCGGGGTGTTCGCCGAGCCGGCCGGGGCGACCCCGTTCGCCGGGCTGCGCAAGCTCGCGGCAAGCGGCGAGCTCGCGGGGAAGAGCGCAGCGGTGATGGTGACCGGAAACGGGCTCAAGGACGTCGCCGCCGCCCGCAAGGCGGTCGGGGCGCCGATCGAGATCGACCCGGACCTGCGGGCGGTGAAGGAGAACATATGA
- the ssnA gene encoding putative aminohydrolase SsnA translates to MRFLIDNALIWDGADRLIEDGAILIEDGVVKEILTEEERRGYTLPTDTERIDGRGKLAIPGLINAHTHLYSSLSRGMGLPGFAPRTFTGILEQLWWRLDKALDPESVQVSALIGAMEAARCGVTTLIDHHASPHAVLGSLDLVKAAVCDEVGLRGAFCYELSDRDGTEIRDQGIEENLEFIAAQDPDDPMSAALFGLHASFTLSDETLKLVADRIPDGVGVHIHVAEGPEDELQCVEKHGMRIIERLNHYGLLRETSILAHCLHLDEREKDLVAQSKAIVVHNPRSNMNNAVGAFDMAGFLGRDVLVGLGTDGLGANMLTELFTAGILQRHERRDPLAGGFPDLNKILFVDNPAIAFRLFGIEFGRIAPGAPADIAVFDYRPPTPIDAGNVLGHLLFGIAVHDLHVSELFVAGRPVIRDGAFTNVDADEAYAHARTVARKLWERIE, encoded by the coding sequence ATGAGATTTCTGATCGATAACGCGTTGATTTGGGACGGAGCGGATCGTCTGATCGAGGACGGGGCGATCCTGATCGAGGACGGGGTGGTAAAGGAGATTCTGACCGAGGAGGAGCGGAGGGGATATACCCTTCCCACCGATACTGAGCGGATCGACGGCAGGGGCAAACTGGCGATCCCCGGGCTGATAAACGCACACACGCACCTCTACAGCAGTCTTTCCCGCGGGATGGGACTGCCCGGCTTTGCCCCGCGCACGTTCACCGGCATTTTGGAGCAGTTGTGGTGGCGGCTGGACAAGGCGCTCGATCCCGAGTCGGTGCAGGTGAGCGCGTTGATCGGGGCGATGGAGGCGGCCCGGTGCGGGGTGACGACCCTGATCGATCACCACGCCAGCCCGCACGCCGTCCTGGGAAGCCTCGACCTGGTGAAGGCCGCGGTGTGCGACGAGGTCGGGCTGCGCGGCGCGTTCTGCTACGAGTTGTCCGACCGCGACGGCACGGAGATCCGGGATCAGGGGATCGAGGAGAATCTGGAGTTCATCGCGGCGCAGGATCCGGACGACCCGATGAGCGCTGCCCTGTTCGGGCTGCACGCCTCGTTTACTCTGTCCGACGAGACCCTCAAGCTGGTCGCCGACCGGATTCCAGACGGGGTCGGGGTGCACATTCACGTCGCTGAGGGGCCGGAGGACGAACTCCAGTGCGTGGAGAAACACGGGATGCGGATCATCGAGCGCCTGAACCACTACGGCCTGCTGCGGGAGACCTCGATCCTCGCCCACTGCCTCCATCTGGACGAGCGCGAGAAGGATTTAGTTGCTCAGTCCAAGGCGATCGTGGTGCACAACCCGCGCTCGAACATGAACAACGCCGTGGGCGCGTTCGACATGGCGGGGTTCCTGGGCCGGGACGTCCTCGTCGGGCTGGGGACGGACGGGCTGGGGGCGAACATGCTGACCGAGCTGTTCACCGCCGGGATCCTCCAGCGGCACGAGCGCCGCGACCCGCTCGCCGGCGGGTTCCCCGATCTCAACAAGATCCTGTTCGTCGACAATCCGGCGATCGCGTTTCGCCTGTTCGGGATCGAGTTCGGGCGGATCGCACCCGGTGCCCCGGCCGACATCGCGGTGTTCGATTACCGTCCCCCGACCCCGATCGACGCGGGGAACGTCCTCGGGCACCTGCTGTTCGGGATTGCGGTGCACGACCTGCACGTCTCCGAGCTGTTCGTCGCCGGGAGGCCGGTGATCCGAGACGGCGCGTTCACCAACGTCGATGCTGACGAGGCTTACGCCCACGCGCGCACCGTGGCCCGAAAGCTGTGGGAGCGGATCGAGTAA